GCAGCTCCTCCTGCCCCCATATATCGGGGATCCACGCCCGACCCGCAACTTCGATCCGATGTCTCTTCAGCCTCTCCCGCCCGTTCATTCCTCTATCTTCTTTCCCTTCCTCTTTCGAATCGTCCAGGCCCGAGGAGCGGTCGGCCAATGCTTGGAGTCGTGCGCCTTCTCCTCCATCGTCCTTGGTCTCCTCACGAGCTGCAGGTGATGAACTCTGCCCCTCATTATTTTCATCAGAGTTACCCTCAGGGCCACCCCCGTGAAGGGTGTCCAGTTCATTACCAGGTTGGTGGGTTCCTGCAGGAGAAGAGGCCATCGACCCATCCGACTGAGCTGAGCCGGAACCTTCTTCCACACTCATTGCAATGTCTCCTTTCCTCATGTGGAAAATGAGAGTGAGCTGAACAAATGGCTAGCGTTTCGTCCTTCTTGATTCTCGTGAGGCACCCTGGCTCCGCTCCAGTTCTTGAACGATCCTCGCTGCTATCTCGTTCGGGAGCTTTGAGAAGATAGGCGAGAAGGAGCTGgagagtgtgtgtgtgaatAAGAGAGGGGTCGAGAAATGGGTGGGGCGGTAGCCGACACGTCATCCGAAGGGTACCCTTTTTTGAATGGTATGTGACAAGTGTACGTGTCCTTTTCCGGACTGAATTCCAATTTGTGTGGCTTTCTTTCAAGTCCATGATCCACCTGACCGTCGGAAGGGATCTTGGGAATATTGTGAGGTTGATACGAGCTTTAGCTTTTTTCGAGTGATCATATGTGAGGTCGATGTTGGTTTCGATGAATGCGATTCTTGGGGACAGGCCAATGAGGATGTAGCATTGGATTTAGGGGGAAGGACCGGAGGAGGgacctttttttcattttaattacttttataagagaaaaatgtatagtattttttatattatttaataaattttatgatattATAAATGGAGACTTGGTGGGAGAGGAGTTTCAAGGAGAGATATTTCTTAGATGTTGATGGACACCTCCGGCCACCAGCGTTCATCTCGTCCTCATTTGCTTGAAGCTCCGACcagctttcctttctttttcattttttcaataatttttttcttctttctttctctttcattaTATTCTTGTAATTATGTTTGCTAAAGCTTTTAATATATATGGAAGCTAATTAGACTAAAATATCTGGCTTAATCTAGTTGAATTCACTAATTAGATTGAAATGTTTATCTTAATCTTTAAATTCAGCTTCCTTATATTTCACCGGTAAAAAGCCAGTGACCACTACCAACAACCACCAACAACCATCAACGGTTGATAAGTAACATCCAATGATAAAGGTGAAGATGATGAGCATAGTCCACaataatctttttcttcaactataAATTGGTCCATTTTAAGTTATTTTTATCAGTTATTTTTTGCACATGAATACCCGAAACAAGTCCATCTCCCCAAGGGAAGTGCACCTTTTGTGGAAATTTTACATTCCAAACATATTCCTCATTTTCTAACATTTGGATCATTTAAGAATATGAATCGTCTGAAAATCTTATTCAAGAAATTCACTCCCTCTTTTAAACATCAAAAATCACTTttcaaaatagattaattcCAACATCCGTACTTGGGACCCCAATGCTCAAGCGTCGGACCTTAACAATCAGGTCTAGGTATCCCTGTGGCCGACAGGTCCTAGACAAGACTTGAGTTGTACTTCAGACTTTTTCTCAACGTACGTTTTCATAAATTTCTCATGACAAACATCAGAAAATAACTAGAATATGAGTTCTGTTATTATTTCCAATATGCTActaaatatagaaaaatgaatcattttgcttgaaaacattttctaacaAAGgtgatttttcgtaaaaaagATGAAGCCTTAATTCCCATTTTCACGGATGAAGATCCTTTACCCCATTTTGTGCTCCTACTTTAAGCACAGTTACCATTGGAGATCTAAGGGAACCAATTGACCTGTTCTGAGAGAAGCCTCACTGTAAGAGAGTTCGCCTTGTGACTCAAAATATTACAGATTGGTGTCTACCAGAAAGTAAAGCCATATATAGCCCAAAAAGAGACCAGCCGGAGGCGCGAATTAGGGCAAAATCTAACCTTTGCACAATCGATGTGGACTGAAATCTTAACAGTTGGGTGTATAAGGGTCACAAGATTCAAAGGCATATTCCACATAACTGGACCGCCTTCATGAAATTTGATCTACCCAACTAGGTAAGCTACTAATGTCCCAACTTCCAGTAGAATTACCGCGAAGGTTTCCCTCTAGGTAAAGCCCAAAACTCTCAGCTCTCAATTCTATGCTTATCAGGAAACCGAATTTACCAAATCCCACAAGCAACAGCAGACATTTCATGATTATTCAGAACCCAAATTAGAGCCCTCCAAGAAGCTAAAAACACAAGTATCGCCTTACCCAATTGAGTCATCCTGCCAAGGCATCTGCCTCCCATGCAATCCACAAGCTGCAACATATGATTCCAATGCTCTTCAGGAAGAGCATTGCACAGACAAACAATGCTTGCTCCTGCCAGCAGGATTACATGAAGTGCGTATAGAAGATCTCGATATGTTGCAATGCTCTTATTTAGAAGACATTTGATCTTATTTAGAAGACTATAAAGCCATATTTAGGACCATTAGGCTTTAGCCATGCTAATTTATGCCGGTCAACATCATCTCTGCCAAGCAATGAGGTCACTCCTTCAGAACAATGCCACAAGATGAATAAGAATTCTCCCTAGATCTAATATTATCACCACGAACCAGCTCAGGAGCTTGCACATGATGGAAGTCTCACAAAGTACATTATGaacctttctttcttctattagATGATATAAAAAGGGAGAACAAAAATAAACTGCATCTAGTAAATTACAGCTAAATCAGGAAGCAGAGCTACTTCCAATTAGGTACCATCTGTACAGGGGGAATTATTTCCAACGTATATCACAAAACAACTGACCTTTGTGGAGAACTTGGATGATACTTGAGTCTGCAAAACTGTAGCaagtattattttcttataggCTAAAGTAATAACATAATGAACCAAACCTAAAAATCTAATCACAAGAAACACTAGCCAACATGCACACTGATATCTCAAGATGTAGAACCTTTAGTTAAGATCCATAGGCAAATTTAGGAGGCCAGTATTGTCAGAGAATCCTTTTCATTCTCCTAGAAGGCATGCCAAAATTCAACAAGAAATTCCTCACTTTACAATTTAAGCTCTTGGATAACGTGACCGTCCCTTCTTCTTGAGGAATTCTGGAATCTCTACTGAACCACCCTCACTAAAAGAGGACGATGGCCGGTTGATTCCTATGGTGACCTCACCTTGGGCAAGCTGACCTGCCTGCATTTCCGAACAGcagaaataaaatcaagttAAACATGGTCAAACATGGTCAACTCTTACAATGATGTCACCTTGGGCAAGCTGACCTGCCTGCATTTCCGAACAGcagaaataaaatcaagttAAACATGGTCAACTCTTACAATGATAACAATTCGTTTGTTCATACTCCTGTGTCAGCTGTgtatgcagagagagagagagagagagagagagagacctggagGAGCCTGCTGTCGCTTTCTTCTTGGCGTTTGAAACCCGTCGCAATCAATGTTATGCTAACCTGATTAAGAGCAAAACCAATTGCAATCACCTTCAGTGCAAGAGTTA
The sequence above is drawn from the Eucalyptus grandis isolate ANBG69807.140 chromosome 11, ASM1654582v1, whole genome shotgun sequence genome and encodes:
- the LOC104425646 gene encoding protein BIC2 encodes the protein MRKGDIAMSVEEGSGSAQSDGSMASSPAGTHQPGNELDTLHGGGPEGNSDENNEGQSSSPAAREETKDDGGEGARLQALADRSSGLDDSKEEGKEDRGMNGRERLKRHRIEVAGRAWIPDIWGQEELLKDWVDCSAFEASFLPAKIMSAKAALVEEGRRANSGGLRLENRC